The Luteolibacter arcticus genome has a window encoding:
- a CDS encoding MarC family protein has translation MLALAVTLFLVLDPFGNAAIFHSVLSKIPENRRRTVLLRELLFALAILLGFLFVGKHLLGFLGVRPATLSISGGILLFLIALGMVFPTRSMLGETGDEEPFIVPLAVPLMAGPSSIAIILLTASKYPQAIGSIALAVSAAWLVSAVILLLSPAILKLLGTKGTRALERLMGLLLILVAVQMFLDGVSTYSASSAP, from the coding sequence CTGCTCGCCCTCGCCGTCACCCTGTTTCTGGTGCTCGATCCCTTCGGCAACGCGGCGATTTTCCACTCTGTCCTCTCGAAGATCCCGGAAAACCGGCGGCGCACGGTGCTGCTGCGCGAGTTGCTGTTCGCGCTGGCGATCCTGTTAGGATTCCTGTTCGTCGGCAAACACCTCCTCGGATTCCTCGGAGTGCGCCCGGCCACGCTGAGCATCTCCGGTGGCATCCTGTTGTTCCTGATCGCCCTCGGCATGGTCTTCCCCACCCGCTCGATGCTCGGAGAAACGGGCGACGAGGAGCCGTTCATCGTCCCGCTCGCCGTGCCGTTGATGGCCGGCCCGTCGAGCATCGCGATCATTTTGCTGACGGCGTCGAAATACCCGCAAGCGATCGGTTCGATCGCGCTCGCGGTCAGCGCAGCCTGGCTGGTGTCGGCGGTGATCCTGCTGCTCTCGCCCGCGATCCTGAAGCTGTTGGGCACCAAGGGCACGCGCGCGCTGGAACGCCTGATGGGCCTGCTGCTGATCCTGGTGGCCGTTCAAATGTTCCTCGACGGGGTCTCCACCTACAGCGCATCCTCCGCGCCGTGA
- a CDS encoding putative Ig domain-containing protein, producing MKCLLLSAAAWLVLATSLHAVAPLIGDVADRVIAQGTNTGTLYFAVGDTETSFNELTVAAASSNAALLPNSPTNLALGGTNSQRTIIVTPAARQTGTSIVTLTVTDGESLTASSSFTLTVTAPNTPPSITALAGHQIATPGDSPAVIPFTIADSETAAGSLTVTATSSNTTLVPNSALSVGGSGANRTIQVSPVAGQRGAAVIKLRVTDPLGASAQGEFVFGVIDPASANSFIRQPRGIYLLDSTAGTQIGGVPMRDANLRNLPFIDGYVLRTEWSTLEPADGVFDFTIIDNILAKLPAGQKLSFILNTGALPPWLNSLPGVTTHTAGTPAVTRPLPWDAVARERYRLMLVALGNHVVDGVPFRDHPRLAVINVGIPGLKGGIRELDEIRIRNLPGYTRTVFQDGILAHLANITANFPDVPVQIGFWAYTDATSSPAAWEILRGLILQQHDGVVRPRVGFWMENLAANRPAAEADPWSGLPNTTYAAPLHLSQNHTFVGYQVLGSWARPFSASHVDNNLNGTPEDGMDYGFNTFQCRYYEHYQGDVDFAPHAAEFQRWHDFLNALPGPPPFTLSNGEGGTTFNGISGASLNLVLTATGGSEPYTWTVTGGALPDGIELASNGTLAGHSTQTGIHTFTVQATDASGATAAREFTLTLAASSASTVTATRNPDYTVTLEWPATIGGWFQVEFSENLSDWTLLGSSTKATTTTMSWTDDGTLTGTHPSVTSKRFYRIRDWGVFEVSFTATRFTYVDSERTVTGLFRMPALAGRLPALVINHGTGGTTQPNGFTDRRAQEMSPWGLFCIGPDLTHTQGAVVDLETFGYSPENLARNLACIAVLSTRSDVDLNRLAMWGHSRGSFNSIGVASVLGKRLRALGFSAGGVTEDPLEASIPTVAEAAGITAPTILFHGSTDNVVASSTSLLLQTQLSARGIPNNRMIYDTTGFSAGDAHSIQNVPAINSDMLSLWHAWLISHEVLP from the coding sequence ATGAAATGCCTCCTCCTCTCCGCCGCAGCGTGGCTGGTTCTTGCGACCTCCCTCCACGCCGTCGCGCCGCTGATCGGCGATGTAGCGGACCGGGTCATCGCTCAGGGCACGAACACCGGCACGCTCTATTTCGCGGTCGGCGATACGGAAACGAGCTTCAACGAGCTCACCGTGGCGGCTGCGTCCAGCAATGCGGCGCTGCTGCCCAACTCACCCACGAACCTGGCTCTGGGCGGAACGAACTCCCAGCGCACGATCATCGTGACGCCCGCAGCCAGGCAAACGGGAACCTCCATCGTCACGCTGACCGTCACTGATGGCGAGAGTCTAACCGCCAGCAGTAGCTTCACTCTTACGGTTACAGCGCCAAACACCCCGCCATCCATCACCGCACTTGCCGGGCACCAGATCGCGACTCCGGGTGACTCCCCTGCGGTCATCCCTTTCACGATCGCTGACAGCGAAACGGCAGCCGGATCGCTGACCGTGACCGCTACTTCCTCAAACACCACACTCGTTCCGAACTCCGCACTTTCCGTCGGCGGCAGCGGAGCGAACCGCACGATCCAAGTCAGCCCGGTCGCCGGTCAAAGGGGTGCCGCAGTGATCAAGCTGCGCGTGACGGATCCGCTCGGTGCGTCGGCACAGGGCGAGTTCGTCTTTGGCGTGATCGATCCTGCCTCGGCTAATAGCTTCATCAGACAGCCGCGGGGCATCTACCTGCTCGACAGCACCGCGGGAACCCAGATCGGCGGCGTGCCGATGCGTGACGCCAACCTCCGCAATCTGCCCTTCATCGACGGCTACGTCCTCCGCACCGAGTGGTCCACGCTGGAGCCGGCCGACGGGGTCTTCGACTTCACCATTATCGACAACATCCTCGCAAAGCTCCCCGCCGGACAGAAACTGTCGTTTATCCTCAACACCGGAGCGCTACCTCCTTGGCTCAATAGCCTGCCCGGCGTCACGACCCACACCGCTGGCACGCCCGCCGTGACGCGCCCGCTGCCGTGGGATGCCGTCGCACGCGAGCGTTACCGGCTGATGCTGGTCGCGCTGGGAAACCATGTGGTGGATGGCGTGCCATTCAGGGATCACCCGCGGCTGGCAGTGATCAATGTTGGCATTCCCGGGCTCAAGGGTGGCATCCGCGAGCTCGACGAAATCCGGATCCGCAATCTGCCGGGGTACACCCGAACGGTTTTCCAAGACGGCATCCTCGCTCATCTCGCGAACATCACCGCGAACTTCCCGGACGTCCCGGTACAGATCGGCTTCTGGGCCTACACCGACGCGACCAGCAGCCCGGCCGCTTGGGAAATCCTGCGCGGTCTGATCCTCCAGCAGCACGACGGCGTAGTCCGGCCGAGGGTCGGATTCTGGATGGAGAACCTCGCCGCCAACCGGCCCGCGGCCGAGGCCGATCCGTGGAGCGGCTTGCCGAACACCACCTACGCGGCACCCCTGCACCTTTCGCAAAACCACACCTTTGTCGGCTATCAGGTGCTCGGCTCATGGGCGAGGCCATTCAGTGCATCCCACGTGGACAACAACCTCAACGGAACCCCTGAGGATGGCATGGACTACGGGTTCAACACCTTCCAGTGCCGCTACTACGAGCACTACCAGGGCGACGTGGACTTCGCACCCCATGCGGCGGAATTCCAGCGCTGGCACGACTTCCTCAATGCACTACCCGGTCCGCCGCCGTTCACCCTGAGCAATGGCGAGGGTGGCACGACCTTCAACGGCATCAGCGGAGCCTCATTGAATCTGGTGCTCACCGCCACCGGCGGCTCGGAGCCCTACACGTGGACCGTCACCGGCGGGGCTTTGCCCGATGGAATCGAGCTTGCCAGCAACGGCACGCTCGCCGGCCACTCGACACAGACCGGCATTCATACCTTCACCGTCCAAGCCACCGACGCCAGCGGCGCGACGGCGGCCCGGGAGTTCACCCTCACCTTGGCAGCATCAAGCGCTTCCACCGTCACGGCGACGCGCAATCCCGACTACACAGTGACGCTGGAATGGCCCGCCACCATCGGTGGTTGGTTTCAGGTGGAATTCAGCGAAAACCTGAGCGACTGGACCTTGCTCGGGAGTTCCACGAAAGCCACCACCACCACCATGTCGTGGACCGACGATGGAACGCTGACCGGCACCCATCCTTCAGTCACAAGCAAGCGCTTCTACCGCATCCGGGATTGGGGTGTGTTCGAGGTTTCCTTTACCGCCACCCGCTTCACTTACGTCGATAGCGAACGCACCGTGACCGGGCTTTTCAGAATGCCCGCGCTTGCCGGACGCTTGCCAGCGCTGGTGATCAATCACGGCACCGGCGGCACCACCCAGCCGAATGGCTTCACCGACCGGCGGGCGCAGGAAATGAGCCCATGGGGCTTGTTCTGCATCGGCCCCGACCTGACCCATACCCAGGGCGCGGTCGTGGACTTGGAGACCTTCGGCTATTCCCCGGAAAACCTCGCCCGCAATCTTGCATGCATCGCCGTGCTTTCGACGCGCAGCGATGTCGACCTGAACCGCCTCGCGATGTGGGGCCATAGCCGCGGTTCGTTCAATTCGATCGGCGTGGCCTCCGTCCTGGGAAAGCGTCTTCGTGCGCTCGGCTTCAGTGCCGGTGGCGTGACCGAAGACCCGCTTGAAGCATCCATTCCAACCGTCGCCGAGGCCGCCGGAATCACGGCACCCACCATCCTGTTTCACGGAAGCACCGACAACGTGGTTGCCTCCTCCACTTCGCTTCTCTTGCAAACTCAACTGAGCGCACGCGGCATCCCTAACAACCGGATGATCTACGATACCACCGGCTTCAGCGCCGGCGATGCCCACAGCATCCAGAATGTCCCCGCCATCAATAGCGACATGCTCTCCCTGTGGCATGCCTGGTTGATCTCGCACGAGGTGCTGCCTTGA
- a CDS encoding gluconate 2-dehydrogenase subunit 3 family protein, with protein MNPSPLSRRDIFKLVAAASAAGALAPAGAEPPKPLTRHFKNTLSDPDYAHPSIPWDKPLEKSELATLAVLVDLILPADETSPAASSIGVHDFLNEWVGAPYTENRVDYEIIRGGVAWINTQAWKLHGKAFTEATATQQTAILDSICDATKAPPELASGVRFFQKLRTLTLGGYYTHPATWKSLGYVGNTPIAGPYPGVPEEIIKLLGLEGL; from the coding sequence ATGAACCCATCCCCACTTTCCCGCCGGGACATCTTCAAGCTGGTCGCTGCCGCCAGCGCCGCAGGTGCGCTCGCCCCCGCCGGTGCCGAACCGCCGAAACCACTGACCCGGCATTTCAAGAACACCCTCAGCGATCCCGACTACGCCCATCCCTCGATCCCGTGGGACAAGCCGCTCGAGAAGTCCGAACTCGCGACGCTGGCCGTCCTGGTCGATCTCATCCTGCCTGCCGACGAAACCTCGCCCGCCGCCTCCTCCATCGGCGTGCACGACTTCCTCAACGAATGGGTCGGCGCGCCCTACACCGAAAACCGCGTGGACTACGAGATCATCCGCGGCGGCGTGGCTTGGATCAATACCCAGGCCTGGAAGCTCCACGGCAAGGCCTTCACCGAAGCCACCGCTACCCAACAAACCGCCATCCTCGACAGCATCTGCGACGCCACCAAGGCCCCGCCCGAACTCGCCTCCGGGGTGCGGTTCTTCCAGAAGCTCCGCACACTCACCCTCGGCGGCTACTACACCCACCCCGCCACCTGGAAGAGCCTCGGCTACGTCGGCAACACCCCCATCGCCGGTCCATATCCCGGCGTGCCGGAGGAGATCATCAAGCTGCTGGGGTTGGAGGGGCTGTGA
- a CDS encoding acylphosphatase → MIARRVIFEGRVQGVGFRYTTKDIAKGFEVCGSVKNLPDGTVELDVMGEREEVEAFINEIAEESALAHHIKGMHVKNIPPLEGVKGFTIER, encoded by the coding sequence GTGATAGCCCGCCGTGTGATTTTCGAGGGCCGCGTCCAAGGCGTCGGCTTCCGCTACACCACCAAGGACATTGCCAAGGGCTTCGAAGTCTGCGGCTCGGTGAAGAATTTGCCCGACGGCACCGTGGAGCTCGACGTGATGGGCGAGCGCGAGGAGGTGGAGGCCTTCATCAACGAGATCGCCGAGGAAAGCGCGCTGGCCCACCACATCAAGGGCATGCACGTGAAGAACATCCCGCCGCTGGAAGGCGTGAAGGGATTCACGATCGAGCGGTAG
- a CDS encoding lipid-binding SYLF domain-containing protein yields the protein MKTTIQRLAFGAFTTVSALCLSNCAHEPVTQANAANASASQISRDSRAALNSLYSKDANARRLGRNAAGVLVFPKILKGGFIVGVEGGNGALIQGGNVTRYYQTAGASYGLQAGAQEFGYALFFMNRSELAKLDQAGGWDVGSSPSVVVLDRGKATEMSTATGGKSYAYFFDQKGLMAGLGLKGSKITRIHPGH from the coding sequence ATGAAAACAACCATTCAGCGCCTTGCCTTTGGCGCTTTCACCACCGTGTCCGCACTGTGCCTCAGCAACTGTGCCCACGAACCCGTCACCCAGGCCAATGCTGCTAACGCCAGCGCCAGCCAGATCTCCCGCGACTCACGCGCGGCTCTCAACAGCCTCTATTCGAAGGATGCCAATGCCCGCCGGCTCGGCCGCAACGCCGCTGGCGTGCTGGTGTTTCCGAAGATCCTCAAAGGCGGCTTCATCGTCGGCGTTGAGGGTGGCAATGGGGCTCTGATCCAGGGCGGAAACGTCACGCGCTATTACCAGACCGCCGGTGCCTCCTATGGCTTGCAAGCAGGGGCCCAGGAGTTCGGCTATGCGCTGTTCTTCATGAACCGTTCCGAATTGGCAAAACTCGACCAAGCCGGCGGCTGGGACGTCGGAAGCAGCCCGAGCGTCGTGGTTCTCGACCGGGGAAAGGCCACCGAGATGAGCACTGCTACCGGAGGCAAAAGCTATGCCTATTTCTTCGACCAAAAGGGCCTCATGGCAGGATTGGGCCTGAAGGGGTCGAAGATCACCCGCATCCACCCCGGTCACTAG
- a CDS encoding DUF1501 domain-containing protein produces the protein MSLSLQSRRRFLGGAGSAVACWHPVWQALWSAGVARAAVPPDAGEYRAVVCLFLSGGNDSFNLLVPHSGPSATHEDAYAEFAESRGALALAKEALLPIEPRNLPGRGFGVHPAMPRLAEMFARGHAAFVANTGTLVEPLADKSEVAGKKLPIGLRSHAVQAAQWQTAVTDQESITGWAGRIGDLLGGAGSPVPVNLSMAGSPVFQNGVGRGALVVDPVAGAVPLKGYTAAYDPEDELANAASDALDQMLAQAQGHHLKQAVLEARREALRSNAAYAAAAIGPLPGAVSFPDTSLGRQLRQVALAIQGREALGTLRQIFFVQLDGFDLHADALAGHAALLGQVDAAVGAFWDQLIAIGIAKGEPVEGQVTMFSASEFGRTLAGNGSGSDDGWGGNHFVVGGSVDGGKIYGSYPSLALDSPLDLGRGCLIPTTGCDDYFGEFAQWLGVTVESLPQVLPNLANYLPEGGSFTPLGFLGRPGVPVNTQSPTLTEVDGVVTATPGEWTGAPASIGYVWYLNDVLVEGATDPVFNVPLAAGDRVFARISATNDIGTRTMKSPVFTMPGPVSLALHWTDRADNEAGFVLEWGKDGTTFPNIFEIAAGSSHTTVTFPRPATYFARIKAYNAAGESAYGNILTISAEA, from the coding sequence TTGAGTCTCTCCCTACAGAGTCGTCGCCGGTTTCTCGGCGGCGCGGGCAGTGCCGTGGCCTGTTGGCATCCGGTATGGCAGGCGTTGTGGTCGGCGGGAGTGGCGCGCGCCGCCGTGCCGCCGGACGCGGGCGAATACCGCGCGGTGGTCTGCCTGTTCCTTTCCGGTGGCAACGATAGCTTCAACCTGCTGGTCCCCCACAGCGGCCCATCGGCGACGCACGAGGACGCCTACGCGGAGTTTGCAGAGAGCCGCGGGGCGCTGGCGCTCGCAAAGGAGGCGCTGCTGCCAATCGAGCCGCGCAACCTGCCGGGACGCGGTTTTGGCGTGCACCCCGCGATGCCCCGGCTGGCGGAGATGTTTGCCCGCGGCCACGCCGCCTTCGTGGCCAATACCGGCACGCTGGTGGAGCCGCTTGCCGACAAGTCCGAGGTGGCGGGAAAGAAGCTGCCGATCGGGCTCCGGTCGCACGCCGTGCAGGCGGCACAGTGGCAGACCGCGGTGACTGATCAGGAATCCATCACCGGCTGGGCTGGACGCATCGGGGATCTGTTAGGCGGCGCGGGCTCGCCGGTTCCGGTTAATCTATCGATGGCTGGCAGTCCTGTTTTCCAGAACGGTGTCGGCCGCGGCGCGCTGGTGGTCGATCCGGTTGCGGGTGCGGTTCCTCTCAAGGGATACACGGCCGCGTACGATCCCGAGGACGAGCTGGCCAATGCGGCGAGTGATGCCCTCGACCAGATGCTCGCGCAGGCTCAGGGACATCATCTGAAGCAAGCGGTGCTGGAAGCTCGACGTGAGGCCCTCCGGTCGAATGCCGCCTACGCCGCCGCCGCTATCGGGCCGCTGCCGGGAGCGGTGAGTTTTCCCGATACCTCGCTGGGCCGCCAGCTCAGGCAGGTGGCGCTTGCGATCCAAGGTCGCGAAGCCCTCGGCACGCTGCGGCAGATCTTTTTCGTGCAGCTCGATGGCTTCGATCTTCACGCGGATGCGCTGGCAGGGCATGCCGCGCTGTTAGGCCAGGTCGATGCGGCGGTGGGTGCCTTCTGGGATCAACTGATCGCCATCGGCATCGCGAAGGGTGAACCGGTCGAAGGGCAGGTGACAATGTTCAGCGCTTCCGAGTTCGGCCGCACCTTGGCGGGAAATGGAAGCGGTTCGGATGACGGATGGGGCGGGAATCACTTTGTCGTCGGCGGCAGTGTGGACGGCGGGAAGATCTACGGCAGCTATCCGTCACTCGCACTCGATTCGCCGCTCGATCTCGGCCGCGGCTGCCTGATCCCGACAACAGGTTGCGATGATTACTTCGGCGAGTTCGCGCAGTGGCTCGGTGTCACGGTGGAAAGCTTGCCGCAGGTGCTACCGAATCTCGCGAACTACTTGCCGGAAGGCGGTAGCTTTACGCCGCTCGGCTTCCTCGGTCGCCCCGGCGTGCCCGTGAATACCCAGTCGCCGACTCTAACCGAAGTGGACGGAGTCGTCACGGCAACGCCCGGCGAATGGACCGGAGCTCCCGCCTCGATTGGCTATGTCTGGTACCTCAACGACGTGCTCGTCGAAGGTGCGACCGATCCGGTGTTCAACGTCCCGCTCGCTGCTGGCGATCGTGTGTTTGCGCGGATCAGTGCGACCAATGACATCGGCACCCGCACGATGAAGTCGCCGGTATTCACGATGCCGGGACCGGTCAGTCTGGCGCTGCATTGGACCGACCGCGCGGACAACGAAGCCGGCTTCGTCCTCGAATGGGGCAAGGACGGCACCACCTTTCCCAATATTTTCGAGATCGCCGCCGGTTCGAGTCATACAACGGTGACCTTTCCCCGGCCCGCGACCTATTTTGCACGGATCAAGGCCTATAACGCTGCCGGTGAAAGCGCGTATGGCAACATCCTAACCATCTCCGCCGAGGCATGA
- a CDS encoding GMC oxidoreductase, translating into MAILTDRKSTREYDVIIVGSGAGGGMMGMLLSLHGVKVLMLEAGRNYDPVKETPMFNTPDQAPLRGKGTADRFFGHYDATVGGGWQVPGEPYGDKEGTQEEFWWWRPRMLGGRTNHWGRISLRFGPYDFKPKSRDGLGYDWPISYDDLAPYYDKTEMMVGVHGSNEGMENTPDSSPGVLQPAPKARVGELLAKKHCRGLNIPVIPIHRAVLSEPMNGPKLAAKLFPNNPLAQKLVGDDMSARAACFWATECGRGCSIRANFQSTTVLLPPALASGNLDIITDAMVREVLTDASGKATGVHYMDKVTRIDSIAKARVVILSASTCETARILLNSKSTLFPNGLANSSGQVGKNLTDSVGSSLAGHIPAMESLPPYNEDGAGGGHVYTPWWNYKTQESLDFARGYHIEIGGGRHMPSMGSLGLLDTTAPGVYGKKLKDEARRYFGAVMGFAGRGEMIPNEHCYCEIDPNRVDQWGIPVLRFHWKWSDHEVNQATHMQNTFADIINSMGGKATPRPGREALNKPGEIIHEAGTAIMGSDPKASVVNSFGQTWDVKNLFLMDASILPSNPDKNLTLTVLALAWRSSEFLLDEMKKGTI; encoded by the coding sequence ATGGCCATCCTGACCGACCGGAAATCGACGCGCGAATATGATGTCATCATTGTCGGCTCCGGCGCGGGCGGCGGGATGATGGGCATGCTTCTCAGCCTCCACGGCGTGAAGGTGCTGATGCTGGAGGCCGGGCGGAACTATGATCCGGTGAAGGAGACGCCGATGTTCAACACGCCGGACCAGGCCCCGCTGCGCGGGAAGGGCACGGCGGACCGTTTCTTCGGCCACTACGACGCCACGGTCGGCGGCGGCTGGCAGGTGCCGGGCGAGCCGTATGGCGACAAGGAAGGCACACAGGAGGAATTCTGGTGGTGGCGGCCACGCATGCTGGGCGGCCGGACCAATCACTGGGGCCGCATTTCGCTGCGCTTTGGACCCTACGACTTCAAGCCCAAGTCCCGCGACGGCCTCGGATACGACTGGCCGATCTCCTACGACGACCTCGCACCTTATTACGACAAGACCGAGATGATGGTCGGCGTGCATGGCTCGAACGAGGGCATGGAAAACACGCCCGATTCATCTCCCGGTGTGCTCCAGCCTGCGCCCAAGGCGAGGGTTGGCGAGCTGCTGGCCAAGAAGCATTGCCGGGGGCTGAACATCCCGGTCATTCCGATTCACCGGGCCGTCTTGAGCGAGCCCATGAACGGCCCGAAGCTCGCCGCGAAGCTGTTTCCTAACAACCCGCTCGCACAAAAACTGGTAGGCGACGACATGTCGGCGCGGGCCGCTTGTTTCTGGGCCACCGAGTGCGGCCGCGGCTGCTCGATCCGCGCGAATTTCCAGAGCACCACCGTCCTACTGCCGCCGGCACTCGCCAGCGGCAATCTCGACATCATCACCGACGCAATGGTCCGCGAGGTCCTAACAGACGCCTCGGGCAAGGCAACCGGCGTGCATTACATGGATAAGGTCACGCGCATCGACTCGATCGCAAAGGCCCGCGTAGTGATCCTCAGCGCCAGCACCTGCGAGACCGCGCGCATCCTCCTCAATTCGAAGAGCACGCTCTTCCCGAACGGCCTCGCCAACAGCAGCGGCCAGGTCGGCAAGAACCTGACAGACAGCGTGGGTTCATCGCTCGCCGGCCACATTCCCGCGATGGAAAGCCTGCCGCCTTACAACGAGGATGGTGCCGGTGGCGGCCACGTCTACACACCGTGGTGGAACTACAAGACGCAGGAGTCCCTCGACTTTGCCCGCGGCTATCACATCGAGATCGGCGGCGGCCGCCACATGCCATCGATGGGTTCACTCGGCCTGCTCGATACCACCGCTCCCGGCGTCTATGGCAAGAAGCTCAAGGACGAGGCACGCCGCTACTTCGGCGCGGTCATGGGCTTCGCCGGCCGCGGCGAGATGATCCCCAACGAACACTGCTACTGCGAGATCGACCCGAACCGCGTGGACCAATGGGGCATCCCGGTCCTGCGCTTCCACTGGAAGTGGTCGGACCACGAGGTCAACCAGGCGACCCACATGCAGAACACCTTCGCCGACATCATCAACTCGATGGGCGGCAAGGCGACGCCGCGCCCCGGCCGCGAAGCACTCAACAAACCCGGCGAGATCATCCACGAAGCCGGCACCGCGATCATGGGCAGCGACCCGAAGGCCTCTGTCGTCAATTCTTTCGGCCAGACCTGGGACGTGAAGAACCTGTTCCTGATGGACGCCTCCATCTTGCCGTCGAACCCGGACAAGAACCTCACCCTCACCGTGCTCGCCCTCGCCTGGCGATCCTCCGAGTTCCTGCTCGATGAGATGAAGAAGGGCACCATCTAA
- the cutA gene encoding divalent-cation tolerance protein CutA has protein sequence MEPVVVLCTFPDLDQARQIGAALVERQVAACVNLLPGVESIYRWEGTVERACEVLALIKTARYADLEAAIRELHPYEVPEILALPVSAGLPAYLKWLAEP, from the coding sequence ATGGAACCTGTCGTCGTCCTCTGCACCTTCCCCGATCTCGATCAGGCGCGACAGATTGGCGCGGCATTGGTGGAAAGGCAAGTGGCGGCCTGCGTCAACCTGCTGCCGGGGGTGGAATCGATCTACCGGTGGGAGGGAACGGTTGAGCGGGCGTGTGAGGTGCTGGCGCTGATCAAGACGGCCCGCTACGCCGACCTTGAAGCAGCGATCCGTGAGTTGCACCCGTATGAAGTGCCGGAGATTTTGGCGCTGCCGGTGTCGGCGGGGTTGCCCGCTTACTTGAAGTGGCTCGCCGAACCGTGA
- a CDS encoding TlpA family protein disulfide reductase, producing the protein MKKSLLLALFLPLSAFAQLSGPMVPVTSVPMSEAAKAAFEEIDAAHRELGPQPAGFFDGKSRTVLLMMRQASQKKLREAALKFYTEHPEDPMRWAAVLRLCMIRGEFITGVKEGYETAAPAQARDLMIVDEEAKAAAEKKLAELEAAMATATDVPWEVGERKMSLDVSQRISNALRDGKGGDPALLESADALAAKFPKGRLALQSYLSLLKASGIQGTAKEAEFWQKLAASPNEAVRSRATGELAKVKAQDEPVELKFTAVDGREVDLAALRGKVVLLDFWATWCGPCVAEIPNVKKAYDTWHGKGFEVIGVSLDKPDAKEKLLAFVKKNELPWPQYFHGGEGPNPLSGKFAVTSIPAMFLLDKEGKLITTNARGERLEVELEKLLGEEKK; encoded by the coding sequence ATGAAGAAGTCTCTGCTGCTCGCGCTGTTCCTGCCGTTGTCCGCATTTGCCCAACTAAGCGGGCCGATGGTTCCGGTGACCTCGGTCCCGATGTCCGAGGCGGCGAAGGCGGCATTCGAGGAGATCGATGCCGCGCACCGCGAGCTCGGCCCGCAGCCTGCCGGTTTCTTCGATGGCAAGTCGCGCACCGTGCTGCTGATGATGCGCCAGGCGTCACAGAAGAAGCTGCGCGAGGCCGCGCTGAAGTTTTACACGGAGCATCCGGAGGATCCGATGCGTTGGGCGGCGGTGCTGCGGCTGTGCATGATCCGGGGCGAGTTCATCACCGGAGTGAAGGAAGGGTATGAGACCGCGGCTCCGGCGCAGGCGAGGGACCTTATGATCGTGGACGAGGAAGCGAAGGCTGCGGCGGAAAAGAAGCTCGCCGAGCTGGAAGCCGCGATGGCCACCGCCACCGACGTGCCGTGGGAGGTGGGCGAAAGGAAGATGTCGCTGGATGTCTCGCAGCGTATTTCCAACGCGCTCCGTGACGGCAAGGGCGGCGATCCCGCGCTTCTCGAGTCGGCCGATGCCTTGGCAGCCAAGTTTCCGAAGGGCAGGCTGGCATTGCAGTCCTACCTTTCCCTGCTGAAGGCGAGCGGGATCCAGGGCACTGCCAAGGAGGCTGAGTTTTGGCAAAAGCTCGCGGCCAGCCCGAACGAAGCCGTTCGCTCCCGGGCGACGGGGGAACTGGCGAAAGTGAAGGCACAGGACGAGCCGGTGGAGCTGAAGTTCACCGCCGTCGATGGGCGCGAGGTCGATCTGGCCGCGCTGCGCGGGAAGGTCGTGCTGCTTGACTTCTGGGCCACCTGGTGCGGCCCCTGCGTGGCAGAGATCCCAAATGTGAAGAAGGCCTACGACACGTGGCACGGCAAGGGCTTCGAGGTCATCGGCGTCTCGCTCGACAAGCCGGATGCGAAGGAAAAGCTGCTCGCCTTCGTGAAGAAGAACGAACTACCATGGCCGCAGTACTTCCACGGTGGCGAAGGTCCGAATCCGCTGAGCGGCAAGTTTGCGGTGACGTCGATTCCCGCGATGTTCCTGTTGGACAAGGAAGGCAAGCTTATCACGACC